A stretch of Cytophagales bacterium DNA encodes these proteins:
- a CDS encoding ABC transporter substrate-binding protein, which produces MHRIIRIGFLGNHSTIYPTYSQDFMDGIWSGIPEKLHRYFELVPEFVRFGDPGAMEPVLEKMLSFQNVDLITGMTNYRTMTNFTHTINQFQKICLFGDMGEYVPFMNDQSPYIFYNSFQSWQSQYAMGYWARKKWGDGGIMVLANYESGYHFHGSFHEGVQVAEPTPMKMLVMRRYADLDISAEEMLMEYLGNLRKEAPSFANAMFCGDEAVDFLRVYHREGLHKLFPLVVTAPMAAHDILNQISNLDMTLYAGSIWDMDAEDKLNKQFKQAFVNRTGRMPNMFALLGFEIGQALEQLFPYFQRRELGKIQQWLTEQTIDTPRGQQSFHLGSQYATPVINIEKIKIENNTVRKMVIEQGRALPYDHKVFEEIQTGGSSGYYNNYMCV; this is translated from the coding sequence ATGCATAGAATAATCAGAATAGGCTTTCTCGGAAATCACTCAACCATATATCCTACCTATTCGCAAGACTTCATGGACGGTATCTGGTCAGGGATTCCGGAAAAACTTCATCGATATTTTGAACTAGTACCTGAATTCGTCAGGTTCGGAGATCCAGGGGCCATGGAGCCGGTATTGGAAAAGATGTTGTCCTTTCAAAATGTGGACCTGATCACGGGGATGACGAATTACCGTACTATGACCAATTTTACCCATACCATTAATCAGTTCCAGAAGATCTGTTTGTTCGGTGATATGGGAGAATATGTGCCTTTCATGAATGATCAATCGCCATACATTTTTTACAATAGCTTTCAGTCCTGGCAGTCACAATATGCCATGGGGTATTGGGCGCGAAAGAAATGGGGTGATGGGGGTATAATGGTCCTGGCCAATTACGAGTCAGGGTATCATTTTCACGGCTCATTTCATGAGGGTGTTCAGGTGGCGGAACCTACTCCGATGAAAATGCTGGTCATGAGAAGATACGCTGATCTGGATATCAGTGCAGAGGAAATGCTGATGGAGTATCTAGGTAACTTGAGAAAAGAAGCCCCAAGTTTTGCTAATGCGATGTTCTGTGGGGATGAGGCAGTAGATTTTTTAAGGGTGTACCACAGGGAAGGGTTGCATAAACTTTTTCCACTGGTGGTGACAGCTCCAATGGCTGCTCACGATATATTGAACCAGATATCAAATCTGGACATGACCTTATATGCAGGCTCTATTTGGGACATGGATGCCGAAGATAAATTGAACAAGCAATTCAAACAGGCCTTTGTGAATCGGACAGGGCGCATGCCCAATATGTTTGCTTTGCTTGGATTTGAGATTGGTCAGGCCCTGGAGCAGTTATTCCCATACTTTCAACGCCGTGAATTGGGAAAGATACAGCAGTGGTTGACGGAACAAACCATAGACACGCCCAGGGGCCAACAATCCTTCCATCTGGGATCCCAATATGCAACACCTGTGATCAACATTGAGAAAATCAAGATTGAAAACAATACCGTCAGGAAAATGGTGATAGAGCAGGGCAGGGCACTTCCTTATGACCACAAAGTATTTGAAGAGATTCAAACAGGAGGATCTTCCGGCTATTACAACAACTATATGTGCGTATAA
- a CDS encoding formyltransferase family protein: MYKKIGIITSTYLPMPLMISLHQQGLLEQVMLHPDAESMLREPLSHMIAPMEINRIADPTNPPVNDSCDLVIVMGYPVKITGTYTAKLVNIHFGPLPENKGPDPVFWTLQSGKLLAYVAIHEINAADDLDSGLILKEQSFDIAPGENYGLLSSRLSHMSIQLVQELIAGDTKPRAQEADRAQYHPMPSGQDFMIDWNEMTSLQIENLVNACNPVHGGAKTVLQGGTLSIYEVMPASLVVADADAKQPGEVVHSSLEQGLVVKCKDSNYLKITILSLNEGIFSGNKIAALGTPVGTILGQ, translated from the coding sequence ATGTACAAAAAAATAGGCATCATCACCTCTACTTATCTTCCCATGCCCCTTATGATCAGTTTGCATCAACAGGGACTTTTGGAACAGGTGATGTTACACCCTGATGCTGAATCTATGTTACGAGAACCATTGAGCCACATGATTGCTCCAATGGAGATCAACCGCATTGCGGACCCTACAAACCCACCAGTGAATGATTCCTGTGATCTGGTGATCGTCATGGGGTATCCTGTAAAGATTACAGGAACCTACACTGCAAAATTGGTGAATATTCACTTCGGACCTTTACCGGAAAATAAAGGTCCAGATCCTGTATTTTGGACTTTACAAAGCGGAAAACTGCTTGCCTACGTGGCCATACATGAGATCAACGCAGCCGATGATCTCGACTCAGGACTAATTCTCAAAGAACAATCCTTTGATATTGCTCCGGGAGAAAACTACGGATTATTATCCAGTCGCTTGTCGCACATGAGCATTCAACTGGTCCAGGAATTGATCGCTGGCGACACCAAGCCACGAGCACAAGAAGCTGATCGAGCACAATATCATCCAATGCCGTCGGGGCAGGATTTTATGATCGATTGGAATGAAATGACGTCCCTTCAAATCGAAAATCTGGTAAACGCTTGTAATCCGGTTCATGGTGGCGCCAAAACCGTATTGCAAGGAGGCACCTTAAGTATTTATGAAGTGATGCCAGCCAGTCTGGTGGTTGCAGATGCGGATGCTAAACAACCCGGCGAGGTAGTTCATAGCAGCCTGGAGCAAGGACTTGTCGTGAAATGCAAGGACAGTAATTACTTAAAGATCACCATTTTGTCTTTGAACGAAGGCATCTTTTCAGGCAATAAAATCGCCGCGCTTGGCACACCGGTCGGGACAATTTTAGGACAATAG
- a CDS encoding tail fiber protein, translated as MTAFLCTVMGWAPNFAPRDWAYCHGALLAISSFTAIYSLVGTIYGGDGRTTFALPDLRGRALIGQGAAPGMQPYIIGYRGGLEFVTLNIPEMPAHNHTASLSGASATLNIAPYVNSGNGTEPGANGNYSATTRSGMVSYNTYATTTDGTRMGVMNETAALSGAVAVGITGNSNSHENRTPYQVLNWIFCTQGVYPSRN; from the coding sequence ATGACTGCTTTTTTATGTACAGTTATGGGCTGGGCGCCAAACTTTGCACCAAGAGATTGGGCTTATTGCCACGGAGCTTTGTTGGCGATCTCCTCTTTTACGGCCATTTACTCACTAGTCGGGACCATTTATGGTGGTGATGGAAGAACGACATTTGCACTGCCGGATCTTAGAGGTCGAGCGTTGATCGGACAAGGTGCTGCCCCTGGTATGCAGCCTTACATCATAGGATATCGAGGTGGTTTGGAATTTGTTACCCTGAACATTCCTGAAATGCCAGCTCACAACCATACCGCTTCTTTATCTGGAGCCTCTGCAACGCTTAACATTGCGCCATATGTAAATAGTGGTAATGGTACTGAGCCAGGTGCGAATGGAAACTACTCGGCCACTACACGATCAGGTATGGTGTCATATAACACCTATGCAACCACAACAGATGGCACCAGAATGGGAGTCATGAATGAAACTGCTGCATTGTCAGGAGCTGTTGCTGTGGGGATCACAGGAAACTCTAACAGCCACGAGAATAGAACTCCATATCAGGTGTTGAACTGGATTTTCTGTACGCAGGGAGTTTATCCTTCAAGAAACTAA